Proteins encoded within one genomic window of Granulicella pectinivorans:
- a CDS encoding NAD(P)/FAD-dependent oxidoreductase, translated as MANAGQGLVRKRVVVLGGGFGGINAAMGLAHMPIDVTLVDRKNHHTFQPLLYQVALAVLSPADIAQPIRSILREHKNIDVLMDEAVGFDVADRRVKLKSGSELEYDYLIVATGSTHSYFGNDEWAKLAPGLKTVEDATEIRRRVLLAFELAERQMLETGKHPGLNFVVVGGGPTGVELAGAISDISKLYMKKDFRHINPSTAKVMIVEGSPKLLAAYPPDLQAAAQRQLAELGVEVRLGVHVTDIQPGYVIANGEKIDSVCTLWAAGVQASPLGKLLGFETDRKGCVLVDKYLNPPGHPEIYICGDLAHVEQDGKQVPGVAQPAMQMGAYAAKRIGKMLAEERGSDGPRKDPGFRYFDKGDMATIGRKAAVAKIEWPFKAHWSGFPAWMTWLVVHVFFLIGFRNRLSVFRQWAWTYVTFSDGARLITGSQELPGWEVQEGVAEMLPVSAKPLDLGSPKSN; from the coding sequence ATGGCGAATGCAGGACAGGGATTGGTGCGGAAGCGTGTGGTGGTACTGGGTGGCGGTTTTGGCGGTATCAACGCGGCGATGGGGCTTGCGCATATGCCCATCGACGTGACGCTGGTGGACCGGAAGAACCATCACACGTTTCAGCCGTTGCTGTACCAGGTGGCGCTGGCGGTGTTGTCGCCGGCCGATATCGCCCAGCCGATCCGGTCGATTCTGCGCGAGCACAAGAACATCGACGTGCTGATGGACGAGGCCGTCGGTTTCGACGTCGCCGACCGCAGGGTGAAGCTGAAGTCGGGCTCGGAGCTCGAGTACGACTACCTGATCGTCGCGACGGGCTCGACGCACTCCTACTTCGGCAACGATGAGTGGGCGAAGCTGGCTCCCGGGTTGAAGACGGTGGAAGATGCCACGGAGATTCGGCGGCGCGTGCTGCTGGCGTTCGAGCTGGCGGAGCGACAGATGCTGGAGACTGGCAAGCACCCGGGCCTGAACTTCGTGGTGGTGGGCGGCGGTCCCACGGGCGTGGAGCTTGCCGGTGCGATCTCGGATATCTCGAAGCTGTACATGAAGAAGGACTTCCGGCACATCAATCCATCGACCGCGAAGGTAATGATTGTGGAGGGGTCGCCAAAGCTGCTGGCGGCGTATCCGCCGGACCTGCAGGCGGCTGCCCAAAGGCAGTTGGCGGAGCTCGGCGTTGAGGTCAGGCTGGGGGTGCATGTCACCGATATCCAGCCGGGCTACGTGATCGCAAACGGCGAAAAGATCGACTCTGTCTGCACGCTGTGGGCGGCAGGTGTGCAAGCGTCACCGCTGGGCAAGCTGCTTGGTTTCGAGACGGACCGCAAGGGCTGCGTGCTGGTGGACAAGTACCTGAACCCGCCGGGGCATCCGGAGATCTATATTTGCGGCGACCTTGCGCACGTCGAGCAGGACGGCAAGCAGGTCCCTGGCGTCGCTCAGCCGGCCATGCAGATGGGCGCGTACGCGGCAAAGCGGATCGGCAAGATGCTCGCGGAGGAGCGCGGGTCCGACGGTCCGAGGAAGGATCCCGGCTTCCGCTACTTCGACAAGGGCGATATGGCGACGATCGGGCGCAAGGCTGCCGTGGCCAAGATCGAGTGGCCGTTCAAGGCGCACTGGAGCGGCTTTCCCGCCTGGATGACCTGGCTGGTGGTCCACGTCTTCTTCCTCATCGGCTTCCGCAACCGCCTGAGTGTCTTTCGCCAGTGGGCGTGGACCTACGTGACCTTCAGTGACGGTGCTCGCCTGATCACGGGCTCGCAGGAGCTTCCCGGGTGGGAGGTGCAGGAGGGTGTGGCCGAGATGCTGCCTGTGTCGGCCAAGCCTCTGGATCTGGGGTCGCCGAAGAGCAACTAA
- the pgm gene encoding phosphoglucomutase (alpha-D-glucose-1,6-bisphosphate-dependent): MVKNTPGEHPLPETLVNVSRLITAYYTLKPDVSIPAQKVAFGTSGHRGSAFATSFNEDHIAAITQAICEFRKDDGTTGPLFLAQDTHALSEPAFATALEVLAANGVETMVDTDLAYTPTPALSHAILTYNRGRKINLADGIVITPSHNPPEDGGFKYNPPSGGPADTTATKWIENRANELIAGGLAGVKRVPYSKALGAGTTHRHDYITTYVEDLKSVIDFDVLAGSTLKLAVDPLGGAGVYYWPRIVERYGLGLEVLNKNVDATFRFMTCDWDGRVRMDCSSPFAMASMIANKDKYDVAFAADTDHDRHGIVTKSAGLLNPNHYLAVSIQYLFTNRPQWSAQVGIGKTLVSSSMIDRVAKGLGRPMLEVPVGFKWFVEGLIDGTLGFVGEESAGATFLRRNGAVWTTDKDGLIPGLLAAEMTARTGKDPGVLYQELTAKYGEPVYQRIDAVATKEQKAKLSKLSPAQVTAKELAGEPITSILTEAPGNHAPIGGLKVTTENGWFAARPSGTEDVYKIYAESFLGADHLKKIQGEAQALVGAAIA; encoded by the coding sequence ATGGTGAAGAACACTCCGGGGGAGCACCCGCTGCCCGAGACGCTGGTGAACGTATCGCGTTTGATTACGGCTTATTACACGCTGAAGCCGGATGTTTCCATCCCCGCGCAGAAGGTCGCGTTCGGCACCAGCGGGCATCGCGGCAGCGCCTTCGCTACCTCGTTCAACGAGGACCACATCGCCGCCATCACGCAGGCGATCTGCGAGTTTCGCAAGGACGACGGCACGACCGGGCCTCTGTTCCTCGCGCAGGATACGCATGCGCTCTCCGAGCCTGCGTTCGCGACGGCGCTTGAGGTGCTCGCGGCCAATGGCGTAGAGACGATGGTCGACACCGACCTGGCCTATACGCCCACGCCGGCGCTCTCGCACGCCATCCTGACCTACAACCGCGGTCGCAAGATCAACCTGGCGGACGGCATCGTGATTACGCCCTCGCACAATCCTCCCGAGGATGGCGGGTTCAAGTACAACCCTCCCTCGGGCGGTCCGGCCGATACCACCGCGACGAAGTGGATCGAGAATCGCGCCAACGAACTGATCGCTGGAGGGCTGGCGGGCGTGAAGCGGGTTCCGTACAGCAAGGCGCTGGGGGCTGGGACGACACACAGGCATGACTACATCACAACCTATGTCGAAGACCTGAAGTCCGTCATCGACTTCGATGTGCTGGCCGGCTCGACGCTGAAGCTGGCAGTCGACCCGCTGGGCGGTGCGGGCGTGTATTACTGGCCGCGCATCGTGGAGCGGTATGGCCTGGGCCTCGAGGTGCTGAACAAGAACGTCGACGCCACCTTCCGGTTCATGACCTGCGACTGGGATGGCCGCGTGCGCATGGACTGTTCAAGCCCCTTTGCGATGGCCTCCATGATTGCGAACAAGGACAAGTATGACGTCGCGTTTGCCGCCGACACCGACCATGACCGGCACGGCATCGTGACGAAGAGCGCCGGCTTGCTGAATCCGAATCACTATCTCGCGGTGTCGATCCAGTACCTGTTTACGAACCGCCCGCAGTGGAGCGCGCAAGTCGGCATCGGCAAGACGCTGGTGAGTTCGAGCATGATCGACCGCGTGGCCAAGGGGCTTGGACGTCCCATGCTGGAGGTGCCGGTGGGCTTCAAGTGGTTTGTGGAGGGGCTGATCGACGGCACGCTCGGCTTCGTGGGCGAGGAGTCGGCGGGAGCCACGTTCCTGCGGCGGAATGGCGCGGTCTGGACGACCGATAAGGACGGCCTCATCCCCGGGCTCCTGGCAGCGGAGATGACGGCGCGCACCGGCAAGGATCCGGGCGTGCTCTACCAGGAGCTGACGGCGAAGTATGGCGAGCCGGTCTATCAGCGCATCGACGCGGTGGCGACGAAGGAGCAGAAGGCGAAGCTGTCGAAGCTCTCTCCCGCGCAGGTGACCGCAAAGGAGCTGGCCGGGGAGCCGATCACCTCGATCCTGACCGAGGCTCCGGGAAACCATGCGCCGATCGGCGGGCTGAAGGTGACGACCGAGAACGGCTGGTTCGCGGCGCGGCCCAGCGGTACCGAGGACGTCTACAAGATCTACGCCGAGAGCTTTCTCGGGGCGGATCATCTGAAGAAGATTCAAGGCGAGGCGCAGGCCCTGGTGGGGGCGGCGATCGCGTAG
- a CDS encoding GGDEF/EAL domain-containing response regulator — MTIKPSILVIDDDFDICEFVSATAEAVGLNCLATTQIPEFLQALTPETALILLDLVMPETDGVELLRLLGEQQCKTGIVLISGVGRRIMETAEEMANELGLRVVGHLEKPFRMTELEAMLKKQTLPDGAAKIHTHTRASAQAKIAMTDVELQNAILNQEFILYYQPQIDIKSGAVKGVEGLVRWQHPKHGIVFPDDFIPRMEQIGLIDPLGWIVLMRGLTDLKQLMEKGGSNLRLSLNVSVSSLHDLRFPDKMAALIRESGVKSNQVILEITESGLIKELARTLDVLTRLRLKGVQLSIDDFGTGYSMMQQLNHIPATELKIDKSFVQNMSETDRDRVMVAKTIEIGHELGMKVVAEGVETATQLEFLRLNGCDIAQGYYVSKPLPLPEFLDWVEKYRAGRESE, encoded by the coding sequence ATGACGATCAAGCCGAGCATTCTGGTCATCGATGACGATTTCGATATTTGCGAGTTCGTCTCCGCGACCGCGGAAGCGGTGGGGTTGAACTGCCTTGCAACGACACAGATCCCGGAGTTCCTCCAGGCTTTGACGCCGGAAACGGCTCTTATCCTGCTCGATCTGGTCATGCCGGAGACCGACGGAGTGGAGCTATTGCGGTTGCTGGGTGAGCAGCAATGCAAGACCGGGATCGTGCTGATCAGCGGCGTGGGAAGGCGCATCATGGAGACCGCCGAGGAGATGGCGAACGAACTCGGACTGCGTGTCGTCGGTCATCTCGAAAAACCGTTCCGCATGACCGAGTTGGAAGCGATGCTGAAGAAACAAACGCTGCCGGATGGGGCAGCGAAGATCCATACACACACCCGAGCCTCCGCGCAGGCGAAGATCGCGATGACGGACGTGGAACTTCAGAACGCGATCCTGAATCAGGAATTCATCCTGTACTACCAGCCGCAGATTGACATCAAGAGCGGCGCCGTCAAGGGGGTGGAGGGTCTGGTGCGTTGGCAACATCCCAAGCACGGGATCGTCTTTCCGGACGACTTTATTCCAAGGATGGAGCAGATAGGACTGATCGATCCCCTCGGATGGATCGTGTTGATGCGCGGGCTTACGGATTTGAAGCAGCTGATGGAGAAGGGTGGCAGCAACCTGAGGTTATCGCTGAATGTATCGGTATCGTCGCTGCACGACCTGCGTTTTCCGGACAAGATGGCGGCACTGATTCGGGAGTCCGGTGTCAAATCGAACCAGGTGATTCTGGAGATCACCGAGAGTGGGCTGATCAAGGAGCTCGCACGTACGCTGGACGTACTGACCCGTCTGCGGCTAAAGGGTGTGCAGCTTTCGATCGACGACTTTGGCACGGGGTACTCGATGATGCAGCAGCTCAACCATATTCCAGCAACAGAGCTGAAGATCGACAAGTCCTTCGTACAGAATATGAGCGAGACGGATCGCGATCGCGTGATGGTTGCGAAGACGATCGAGATTGGACATGAGCTTGGGATGAAGGTTGTCGCTGAAGGAGTCGAGACCGCAACCCAGCTTGAATTTCTCCGTCTGAATGGATGCGACATTGCCCAGGGATACTACGTCAGCAAGCCGCTCCCGTTGCCGGAGTTTCTGGATTGGGTCGAGAAGTACCGCGCCGGGCGGGAAAGCGAGTGA
- a CDS encoding MHYT domain-containing protein — protein MTTPFIGTYDYRLVALSVLIAMLAAYAALDLGGRVRIVSGRTRVVWLLGGATAMGTGIWAMHYVGMQAFTLPMPMLYNWPTVLLSQLAAILASCVALFVVSRETMGTFRTAAGSVAMGLGIVSMHYIGMRAMRLPARIVYAPGLVLLSMVVAIAISYVALRLAFALKKADPEWGWRKVGGAVAMGLAIPGMHYIGMAAATFVPGTLSSNGLRYSISDSTLGVTGIVTVTVAILLSVFASSAVDRHLQGQARLVAESRSQLQNVFDNMAEAVLMVDRSGRLIEYNPATVTMFGLVEQTGLLKSDMTTLMANSVAYSPTGGKLTVEERPMSLAFRGIYVKNKEIVYRRKDTGALLYAESTVVPVPGDDGKPIRYIVTVRDVGERRAKDEALKWLAAIVESSEDAIVGKDNKGIVTSWNRGAEKIFGYTAAEIIGQSILRLLPDDRKEEENEILRRLHLGETVDHFATVRVRKNGESIHVSLTISPIRDADGKLIGASKIARDTTEQIRLERQLHQSQKMEALGNLTGGVAHDFNNLLGVIFGNLDLLERLVAQDEAALKRVHIAQKAANRGADLTRRLLAFSSNMGLKPMALILDHSIRNALELTTRVIGPHIRITSHFGDDHAQVFVDASALESALINVIVNARDAMPNGGTITVSTEISDLEESYLPVQTGEMKAGRYARISVTDTGTGMSRETLLHAFEPYYTTKPRGKGTGLGLAMVYGFARQTGGAVKLYSEAGYGTTVTLYLPLAENRHAVTPHRVEQKHPVNLAGRVLVVDDELDLLEIAAIYLRDMGYTTYQAEDGPGALAVIEQAGEMDLLVTDIIMPGGMNGVELAQQVKQRMPAVKVVYCSGFQADALEEQNMPLIDGPLLQKPYHRAEFEGMIRRVMDKTVGQEVV, from the coding sequence ATGACAACGCCTTTCATTGGGACGTACGACTACCGGCTTGTAGCACTCTCCGTGTTGATTGCGATGCTCGCGGCTTATGCTGCCCTCGACCTTGGGGGCAGGGTCCGGATTGTGAGTGGCCGTACCCGGGTCGTATGGTTGCTGGGTGGAGCCACGGCGATGGGAACCGGCATCTGGGCCATGCACTATGTGGGCATGCAGGCCTTCACCCTCCCGATGCCGATGCTTTACAACTGGCCGACCGTGCTGCTGTCTCAACTTGCGGCGATTCTAGCTTCGTGCGTGGCGCTCTTTGTCGTGAGTCGTGAGACGATGGGAACCTTTCGGACGGCGGCCGGCAGCGTGGCGATGGGGCTGGGGATTGTGTCCATGCACTACATTGGCATGCGTGCCATGCGGCTTCCCGCAAGGATCGTCTATGCCCCGGGGCTGGTCCTGCTGTCGATGGTGGTGGCGATCGCGATCTCGTATGTCGCTCTCCGCCTGGCGTTCGCGTTGAAGAAGGCCGATCCGGAGTGGGGGTGGCGCAAGGTGGGCGGCGCCGTCGCGATGGGCCTGGCAATTCCGGGGATGCACTATATCGGCATGGCAGCGGCGACCTTCGTTCCGGGGACGCTCTCCTCCAATGGGCTAAGGTACTCCATCAGCGACTCTACCCTGGGGGTAACCGGCATTGTGACGGTGACGGTTGCCATTCTGCTTTCGGTGTTTGCCTCTTCGGCGGTGGACCGGCATCTGCAGGGGCAGGCGCGGCTGGTGGCAGAGAGTCGCAGCCAACTCCAGAACGTCTTCGACAATATGGCGGAGGCGGTTCTGATGGTGGACCGGAGCGGCAGGCTGATCGAGTACAACCCGGCAACCGTCACGATGTTCGGGCTGGTGGAGCAGACCGGGCTCTTGAAGAGCGATATGACGACCCTGATGGCAAACTCCGTGGCTTACTCACCGACCGGCGGGAAATTGACCGTGGAGGAGCGGCCCATGAGTCTGGCGTTTCGTGGAATCTATGTCAAGAACAAGGAGATCGTCTACCGGCGGAAGGATACGGGAGCGCTGCTGTATGCAGAGTCTACGGTGGTTCCAGTCCCGGGAGATGATGGAAAGCCGATCCGGTATATAGTCACGGTACGCGACGTGGGAGAACGGCGAGCCAAAGATGAGGCGCTGAAGTGGCTGGCTGCGATCGTGGAATCGTCCGAGGATGCCATCGTCGGGAAAGACAACAAGGGCATTGTGACGAGCTGGAACCGCGGCGCGGAGAAGATCTTCGGTTACACAGCCGCAGAGATCATCGGCCAGTCGATCCTGCGTCTTCTTCCAGACGACCGCAAGGAGGAGGAGAACGAGATTCTGCGGCGTCTGCATCTTGGAGAGACGGTCGATCACTTCGCAACGGTGCGGGTACGAAAGAACGGCGAGAGTATTCATGTTTCGCTGACCATCTCACCGATCAGGGACGCAGATGGGAAGTTGATCGGGGCATCGAAGATCGCGCGCGATACGACCGAGCAGATACGGCTGGAGCGCCAATTGCACCAGAGCCAGAAGATGGAGGCGCTTGGGAATCTAACGGGAGGAGTCGCTCATGACTTCAACAATCTGCTGGGTGTCATCTTCGGGAATCTCGATCTTCTCGAGCGCCTGGTAGCGCAGGATGAAGCGGCGCTGAAGCGTGTGCATATCGCTCAGAAGGCAGCGAACCGGGGTGCGGATCTGACACGGCGCCTTCTGGCTTTCTCCAGCAACATGGGCCTGAAGCCGATGGCGTTGATTCTGGACCATTCGATTCGCAACGCGCTTGAGTTGACGACGCGTGTGATCGGTCCGCATATCCGCATCACGTCGCACTTCGGCGATGACCATGCGCAGGTGTTCGTAGATGCCAGCGCGCTGGAGAGCGCACTGATCAACGTGATCGTGAATGCGCGGGACGCGATGCCGAATGGAGGAACCATCACGGTTTCGACGGAGATCAGCGATCTCGAAGAGAGCTATCTCCCGGTGCAGACGGGGGAGATGAAGGCGGGGCGCTATGCTCGCATTTCAGTGACCGACACCGGAACGGGTATGTCGCGCGAGACGCTGCTGCATGCGTTCGAGCCGTACTACACGACGAAGCCGAGGGGCAAAGGGACGGGGCTCGGTCTGGCGATGGTCTATGGGTTCGCCAGGCAGACCGGCGGCGCGGTGAAGCTCTATAGTGAGGCGGGGTATGGCACGACCGTGACGCTGTATCTTCCGCTGGCAGAGAACAGGCATGCGGTCACGCCGCACCGCGTCGAACAGAAGCACCCTGTGAATCTGGCTGGCAGGGTGCTGGTGGTGGACGATGAGTTGGATCTGCTGGAGATTGCGGCGATCTACCTGCGAGACATGGGATACACCACCTACCAGGCAGAGGACGGGCCAGGTGCGCTCGCAGTCATCGAACAGGCGGGCGAGATGGATCTGCTGGTGACGGACATCATCATGCCGGGGGGAATGAATGGCGTCGAGCTTGCCCAGCAGGTGAAGCAGCGTATGCCCGCGGTGAAGGTGGTGTACTGCTCGGGTTTCCAGGCAGATGCATTGGAAGAGCAGAATATGCCGCTCATTGATGGACCGTTGTTGCAGAAGCCGTATCACCGGGCGGAGTTTGAGGGAATGATTCGTCGCGTGATGGACAAGACAGTGGGCCAGGAAGTGGTTTGA
- the glgA gene encoding glycogen synthase gives MRVGLMTKEYPPNVYGGAGVHVEYLSRELAKIIEVEVHAWGKQDISTKALRVIGEEPWDALQTDGKFKAALESLSLNLLQMTSLGKIDIIHTHTWYVSMAGFWAKKLFNIPFVLTTHSLEPLRAWKAEQLGSGYAMSSWMERTAILDADAIIAVSHGTKADILKAYPEVDEARIHVIYNGIDLDEYQRVSAPEILTRHGIDPTKPYVLFVGRITRQKGVTHLVDAIQYLPEGTQVVLCAGAPDTPEIAAEMRAKVEEARKQNPNIFWIDQMVAKSEAIAFYSQCAVFCCPSVYEPFGIINLEAMACQAPVVASATGGILEVVVEGETGYLVPFEPDPVTTFPVDPEQFSRDLAAKITALLEDPAKARAFGEAGRRRVENTFAWSAIASQTAALYHSLVDPQ, from the coding sequence ATGCGCGTCGGTTTAATGACCAAAGAGTATCCACCCAACGTCTACGGCGGCGCCGGCGTTCACGTCGAGTACCTCTCGCGCGAACTCGCCAAGATCATCGAAGTCGAAGTCCACGCGTGGGGCAAGCAGGACATCTCCACCAAGGCTCTCCGGGTCATCGGCGAGGAGCCATGGGACGCGCTCCAGACCGATGGCAAGTTCAAGGCCGCGCTCGAATCCCTCTCGCTGAATCTTCTGCAGATGACCTCGCTCGGCAAGATCGACATCATCCACACCCACACCTGGTACGTCTCCATGGCCGGTTTCTGGGCCAAGAAGCTCTTCAACATCCCCTTCGTCCTGACGACCCACTCGCTCGAGCCGCTGCGCGCCTGGAAGGCGGAGCAACTCGGCTCCGGCTATGCCATGTCGAGCTGGATGGAGCGCACTGCCATTCTCGACGCCGACGCCATCATCGCCGTCTCGCACGGTACCAAGGCCGATATCCTCAAGGCCTATCCCGAGGTCGACGAGGCCCGCATTCACGTCATCTACAACGGCATCGACCTCGACGAGTACCAGCGCGTATCGGCACCCGAGATCCTGACCAGGCACGGCATCGACCCCACCAAACCCTACGTACTCTTTGTCGGCCGCATCACCCGCCAGAAGGGCGTCACGCATCTGGTCGACGCGATCCAGTACCTGCCGGAAGGCACCCAGGTCGTCCTCTGTGCCGGCGCGCCCGACACCCCGGAGATCGCCGCTGAGATGCGCGCCAAGGTCGAAGAGGCCCGCAAACAAAACCCCAACATCTTCTGGATCGATCAGATGGTAGCCAAGTCCGAGGCCATCGCGTTCTACTCGCAGTGTGCCGTCTTCTGCTGCCCCTCGGTGTATGAGCCCTTCGGCATCATCAACCTGGAGGCCATGGCCTGCCAGGCACCCGTGGTTGCCTCGGCCACCGGAGGCATCCTGGAGGTCGTCGTCGAGGGTGAAACCGGCTACCTCGTCCCCTTCGAGCCCGACCCCGTCACCACCTTCCCGGTCGACCCGGAGCAGTTCTCCCGCGATCTGGCCGCGAAGATCACCGCGCTCCTCGAAGACCCCGCCAAGGCCCGAGCCTTCGGTGAGGCCGGCCGCCGCCGCGTGGAGAATACCTTCGCCTGGTCGGCTATCGCCAGCCAGACGGCTGCCCTCTATCACTCACTCGTCGATCCGCAGTAA